Proteins from one Nicotiana tabacum cultivar K326 chromosome 23, ASM71507v2, whole genome shotgun sequence genomic window:
- the LOC142177178 gene encoding uncharacterized protein LOC142177178, giving the protein MAQYKACILGISIAVDMNIKELLVIEDSDLLIHHVQGEWSTKNVKILPYMHCVKELCKKFTKIEFKHVPRIQNEFTDALSTLSSMIQHPDKNYIDPIKVEIRDQHAYCFHVDEEPDGNPWYHDIKRLLEKREYLDSATKSQK; this is encoded by the coding sequence ATGGCCCAGTACAAAGCATGCATCCTCGGGATCAGCATAGCAGTTGATATGAACATCAAAGAGCTTTTGGTCATAGAGGATTCTGATCTATTGATACATCACGTTCAAGGGGAATGGTCTACCAAGAATGTCAAGATCCTCCCATACATGCACTGTGTAAAAGAGTTatgcaagaagttcacaaagatcgagttcaaacatgttcccaGGATCCAGAACGAGTTTACTGATGCTCTTTcaaccctatcatccatgattcagcatccagataagaattacatCGACCCTATCAAGGTAGAAATCAGAGATCAACATGCATACTGTTTCCATGTAGATGAAGAGCCAGATGGTAATCcgtggtaccatgacatcaaaagGCTCCTTGAAAAAAGAGAGTATCTAGATAGTGCTACTAAAAGTCAAAAGTGA
- the LOC142177177 gene encoding uncharacterized protein LOC142177177: MEQLKITDNHRQWHEKLSFTLLGYRTTMRTSIGETPYMLVYGTEVVIPVGVEIPSLRVIQEAKLDDAEWIRVRQEQLLDTGEASPVYTGAVGFEEYSPARKKPKENSHQICKVLIWSTECCREEP; encoded by the coding sequence atggagcagttgaagatAACAGACAATcatagacaatggcatgagaagttatcctTCACCTTACTAGGTTATCGAACCACCATGAGGACGTCTATTGGGGAAACGccatacatgttggtatatggcactgaagttgTGATACCAGTAGGGGTTGAGATACCATCCTTAAGAGTCATCCAAGAAGCCAAGTtagatgatgcagaatggatacggGTCAGGCAAGAGCAACTCTTGGATACGGGTGAAGCCTCGCCAGTTTATACCGGGGCAGTTGGTTTTGAAGAATATTCCCCCGCCAGGAAGAAGCCAAAAGAAAATTCGCACCAAATTTGCAAGGTCCTTATATGGTCCACCGAGTGTTGTCGGGAGGAGCCTTGA